A region of Sugiyamaella lignohabitans strain CBS 10342 chromosome A, complete sequence DNA encodes the following proteins:
- the MLH1 gene encoding mismatch repair ATPase MLH1 (Protein required for mismatch repair in mitosis and meiosis; also required for crossing over during meiosis; forms a complex with Pms1p and Msh2p-Msh3p during mismatch repair; human homolog is associated with hereditary non-polyposis colon cancer; GO_component: GO:0032389 - MutLalpha complex [Evidence IPI] [PMID 10570173]; GO_component: GO:0097587 - MutLgamma complex [Evidence IPI] [PMID 9770499]; GO_component: GO:0005712 - chiasma [Evidence IBA]; GO_component: GO:0005737 - cytoplasm [Evidence IDA] [PMID 14562095]; GO_component: GO:0005739 - mitochondrion [Evidence IDA] [PMID 14576278]; GO_component: GO:0005739 - mitochondrion [Evidence IDA] [PMID 16823961]; GO_component: GO:0005634 - nucleus [Evidence IEA,IEA]; GO_component: GO:0005634 - nucleus [Evidence IDA] [PMID 14562095]; GO_component: GO:0000795 - synaptonemal complex [Evidence IBA]; GO_function: GO:0005524 - ATP binding [Evidence IEA]; GO_function: GO:0005524 - ATP binding [Evidence IMP] [PMID 10938116]; GO_function: GO:0016887 - ATPase activity [Evidence IDA,IMP] [PMID 11717305]; GO_function: GO:0032135 - DNA insertion or deletion binding [Evidence IDA] [PMID 9368761]; GO_function: GO:0032139 - dinucleotide insertion or deletion binding [Evidence IDA] [PMID 9368761]; GO_function: GO:0003690 - double-stranded DNA binding [Evidence IDA] [PMID 11575920]; GO_function: GO:0000404 - heteroduplex DNA loop binding [Evidence IDA] [PMID 9368761]; GO_function: GO:0030983 - mismatched DNA binding [Evidence IEA]; GO_function: GO:0003697 - single-stranded DNA binding [Evidence IDA] [PMID 11575920]; GO_process: GO:0006281 - DNA repair [Evidence IEA]; GO_process: GO:0006974 - cellular response to DNA damage stimulus [Evidence IEA]; GO_process: GO:0000713 - meiotic heteroduplex formation [Evidence IMP] [PMID 15654114]; GO_process: GO:0000710 - meiotic mismatch repair [Evidence IMP] [PMID 16702432]; GO_process: GO:0000710 - meiotic mismatch repair [Evidence IMP] [PMID 23316435]; GO_process: GO:0006298 - mismatch repair [Evidence IEA]; GO_process: GO:0006298 - mismatch repair [Evidence IMP] [PMID 2685551]; GO_process: GO:0007131 - reciprocal meiotic recombination [Evidence IMP] [PMID 10570173]): MADRRIQKLEASVVNRIAAGEIIVGPSNALKELFENSVDAGSTSIDIAVKDGGLKLLQITDDGCGIVKDDLPILCERFTTSKIKTFDDLTSIESYGFRGEALASISHIAHVTVTTRTKDEQVAWKAQYLDGAIVPRGSKPKPQAGKVGTQITVEDLFFNVPSRKRAFRSPSEEYTKILDVVGRYIVHCQGVGISCKRQGDPHPTYTVRKEATHIDRIRTVFGPNVANELLEIKFNAKDRDNGVSSESVEEGKKIGLRKISGFITNANYSSKKSISPVVFVNNRLVTFDALRRALSQLYSGFLPRGGHYFSYLSLKIDPQNVDVNVHPTKREVHFLFEEEIIDFVCSQVQKALADVDVSRSFETQTIIPGVNSTPVITRVGSSGGSSGSAKRVYEYNLVRTDPKQPKISSLFSTKTQQSTPSKAPRTSIPLESEFELPSESLSELSPDSPALPPSSGESQKTNEDATFEQNSSNGFEKSPAVGGVKSPTPRRAFLPTTLRSIKQLREEVKLNAHKGLTDVFSNHTFVGIVDYNKRLAALQYDVKLLLVDYGAVCKELFYQIGLSEFANFGAIELDGETEEGISVRQLLQAAVNVKRNDGEKITDNFVDETIEMLADNAEMVKEYFNLTFTPPTASNSNDLFIKTIPLLLRNYMPPLNKLPGLMYQLGTAINWEIEIECFRDILTQLALFYTPEPISTANTEKQKKTNEQEDETDSGALAAARQNVRENVEIILFPSIQKRLIAPRSLAKDTVEIANLPGLYKIFERC; this comes from the coding sequence ATGGCTGACAGGAGGATTCAGAAACTCGAGGCCAGTGTCGTCAACAgaatagcagcaggagaaaTCATTGTTGGGCCTTCAAATGCGCTTAAAGAGTTGTTTGAGAATTCGGTTGATGCTGGAAGCACATCTATAGATATAGCTGTTAAGGATGGTGGACTCAAGTTGCTTCAGATAACAGATGATGGGTGTGGCATTGTCAAGGATGACTTGCCTATTCTCTGTGAACGATTCACGACGTCTAAAATTAAGACTTTTGATGATTTGACTTCTATAGAAAGTTACGGGTTTCGAGGAGAAGCTCTGGCCAGTATTTCTCACATAGCACATGTCACAGTCACGACTAGAACCAAAGACGAACAAGTCGCTTGGAAAGCCCAGTATTTAGATGGCGCAATAGTCCCTAGAGGTTCAAAACCAAAGCCCCAAGCAGGAAAAGTGGGGACTCAGATTACAGTAGAAGATCTGTTTTTTAATGTTCCCTCCAGAAAACGTGCATTTAGAAGTCCCTCTGAAGAGTATACCAAAATTTTGGACGTAGTTGGAAGATACATAGTCCACTGCCAGGGAGTCGGTATATCGTGTAAGAGACAGGGTGACCCTCATCCGACATATACAGTACGCAAGGAAGCTACACATATAGACCGAATCCGAACCGTTTTTGGTCCCAATGTTGCAAACGAATTATTAGAGATCAAGTTTAATGCGAAGGACCGTGACAATGGTGTATCCAGTGAGTCAGTAGAAGAAGGTAAGAAGATTGGCCTGAGGAAGATATCTGGCTTTATAACCAATGCAAACTACTCATCTAAAAAATCAATCTCACCAGTTGTGTTTGTCAATAACCGACTAGTGACATTCGATGCATTGAGACGAGCATTGAGTCAACTGTATTCAGGGTTTCTTCCACGTGGAGGTCATTATTTTAGCTACCTGTCATTGAAAATAGACCCTCAAAACGTAGATGTTAATGTACATCCTACAAAGCGAGAAGTGCATTTTCTATTTGAGGAGGAGATTATCGATTTCGTGTGCTCACAAGTACAGAAAGCGCTAGCAGATGTAGATGTGAGCCGGTCTTTTGAGACGCAAACTATTATTCCTGGTGTCAATAGTACACCTGTTATCACTCGAGTGGGTAGCAGTGGTGGTAGCAGTGGTTCAGCCAAACGAGTATACGAATATAACCTGGTTCGAACCGACCCAAAACAGccaaaaatatcatcacTATTCTCGACAAAAACCCAGCAATCGACACCATCCAAAGCACCTCGAACATCAATACCATTAGAATCAGAGTTTGAGCTGCCGTCCGAATCGCTCTCAGAATTATCTCCAGATAGTCCAGCATTACCACCGTCGTCTGGAGAATCCCAAAAAACGAACGAAGACGCCACTTTTGAGCAAAACTCGAGCAACGGATTCGAGAAGAGTCCAGCAGTCGGAGGCGTTAAGTCCCCTACTCCCCGACGAGCTTTTTTACCCACGACACTCCGATCAATCAAGCAATTGCGAGAAGAGGTGAAATTGAATGCACACAAAGGCCTGACCGACGTATTTTCAAACCACACATTCGTTGGAATTGTCGACTACAACAAACGTCTAGCTGCTTTGCAATATGATGTCaagttgctgttggtaGACTACGGAGCTGTATGTAAAGAGCTCTTCTATCAGATTGGACTCAGCGAATTCGCCAATTTTGGAGCCATAGAGCTCGACGGAGAAACTGAAGAGGGAATATCAGTGAGGCAATTGCTGCAAGCTGCAGTTAACGTCAAGAGAAACGATGGTGAGAAGATTACTGACAACTTTGTAGatgaaacaattgaaatgCTAGCAGACAATGCAGAGATGGTCAAAGAATACTTCAACCTAACCTTCACGCCACCAACGGCATCTAATTCGAACGacctatttattaaaactATTCCATTATTACTAAGAAATTATATGCCACCATTAAATAAACTCCCAGGACTCATGTATCAGCTTGGCACAGCAATTAACTGGGAGATAGAGATTGAATGTTTCAGGGATATTCTCACCCAACTGGCGTTGTTTTACACACCAGAGCCCATAAGCACAGCGAATACCGAAAAGCAAAAGAAAACGAATGAACAAGAAGACGAGACCGACAGCGGagcactagcagcagctcgtcAAAATGTTCGTGAAAACGTAGAAATCATCTTGTTCCCCTCTATACAGAAGCGCCTTATAGCGCCTCGTAGCCTGGCAAAAGACACTGTTGAAATCGCCAATTTGCCAGGTTTGTACAAGATTTTTGAAAGATgttga
- the QRI7 gene encoding Qri7p (Protein involved in threonylcarbamoyl adenosine biosynthesis; Sua5p and Qri7p are necessary and sufficient for RNA t6A modification in vitro; highly conserved mitochondrial protein; essential for t6A modification of mitochondrial tRNAs that decode ANN codons; similar to Kae1p and E. coli YgjD, both of which are also required for tRNA t6A modification; when directed to the cytoplasm, complements the essential function of Kae1p in the KEOPS complex; GO_component: GO:0005739 - mitochondrion [Evidence IEA,IEA,IEA]; GO_component: GO:0005739 - mitochondrion [Evidence IDA] [PMID 14562095]; GO_component: GO:0005739 - mitochondrion [Evidence IDA] [PMID 16823961]; GO_function: GO:0046872 - metal ion binding [Evidence IEA]; GO_function: GO:0003674 - molecular_function [Evidence ND]; GO_function: GO:0016740 - transferase activity [Evidence IEA]; GO_function: GO:0016746 - transferase activity, transferring acyl groups [Evidence IEA]; GO_function: GO:0016747 - transferase activity, transferring acyl groups other than amino-acyl groups [Evidence IEA]; GO_process: GO:0072670 - mitochondrial tRNA threonylcarbamoyladenosine modification [Evidence IMP] [PMID 21183954]; GO_process: GO:0008033 - tRNA processing [Evidence IEA]; GO_process: GO:0070526 - threonylcarbamoyladenosine biosynthetic process [Evidence IEA]; GO_process: GO:0070526 - threonylcarbamoyladenosine biosynthetic process [Evidence IDA] [PMID 23620299]) yields MLRLGLGLGWSGPRCSWGSKVSYGLGLRKQLDVKAAQGVVTSRKYMVLAIESSCDDSAVCLIDRREDSGAPVIVDHVTRSLDTAKAGGIIPIDAVAHHLSSIAPLVSQVLERNGLSKVDLVCATKGPGMFSSLSSGFNLAKGLSIAWNVPLIGVHHMLGHLLTPRFFTNGQEPKFPFLCLLTSGGHTMLVLCKSLFEHEILANTMDVAIGNSLDKCAREIGLSGQMLGKELELFINERDESHDPHCVPAEFAFPNPLQNRCGRKDMVAFSFASFISVMGRSRDRIYGPDTTLASLSVSQRREIGHRAQTAIFNHLASKVRLAIQQMQDTHDMDPATNTSTSAPIDFVCSGGVASNKLLREMLSSQLGSYNLKFHYPDPKWCTDNALMIGWAGIELHESGLYRPTELDELPIPKWPLDEFTASA; encoded by the coding sequence ATGTTGAGATTGGGTCTGGGATTGGGCTGGAGTGGCCCGAGGTGCTCATGGGGTTCGAAAGTTTCATATGGTTTGGGTTTGAGGAAGCAACTGGATGTAAAGGCagctcagggggtggtgaCGTCGCGAAAGTATATGGTACTTGCAATAGAATCGTCGTGTGACGATTCGGCGGTCTGTTTAATTGATCGGAGAGAAGACTCGGGTGCTCCTGTTATTGTGGACCATGTAACTAGATCACTGGATACTGCAAAGGCTGGCGGTATCATTCCAATCGATGCAGTAGCTCACCACTTGTCCAGCATCGCACCGTTGGTATCACAAGTGTTGGAACGTAATGGCCTGTCAAAAGTGGATCTGGTATGTGCAACAAAGGGCCCGGGAATGTTCTCGTCGCTTTCTAGTGGGTTTAATCTTGCCAAGGGTCTCTCTATTGCCTGGAACGTTCCATTGATCGGTGTGCACCATATGCTGGGTCATTTGCTAACCCCGAGATTTTTCACAAATGGACAAGAACCTAAATTCCCTTTTCTATGTCTACTCACTAGTGGCGGACATACGATGCTGGTACTGTGTAAAAGTTTGTTCGAGCATGAAATCCTTGCCAATACTATGGATGTCGCCATTGGAAACTCACTAGATAAATGCGCCCGTGAAATAGGTCTTAGTGGCCAGATGTTGGGTAAAGAACtagaattatttattaacgaACGTGATGAAAGTCATGATCCTCATTGCGTTCCTGCCGAATTTGCATTCCCCAATCCTCTTCAAAATAGATGTGGTCGTAAAGATATGGTCGCATTTTCATTTGCATCTTTTATATCAGTTATGGGTCGTTCTCGTGATCGTATTTACGGGCCTGACACCACTCTTGCATCACTCTCCGTGAGTCAACGTCGGGAAATCGGGCATCGCGCTCAGACTGCTATATTCAATCATCTAGCGAGTAAAGTCAGGCTAGCCATTCAACAAATGCAAGATACCCATGACATGGACCCTGCAACCAACACGTCTACGTCGGCGCCTATCGACTTTGTGTGCTCTGGAGGAGTGGCTTCGAACAAGCTTCTTCGTGAAATGCTCTCTTCGCAACTCGGATCATATAACCTGAAGTTTCACTACCCGGACCCAAAGTGGTGCACAGATAATGCTCTCATGATAGGATGGGCTGGAATCGAGCTCCATGAAAGTGGCTTGTACCGTCCTACGGAGCTGGACGAATTGCCTATACCGAAGTGGCCTCTAGATGAGTTCACTGCGAGTGCGTAg
- the ALD2 gene encoding aldehyde dehydrogenase (NAD(+)) ALD2 (Cytoplasmic aldehyde dehydrogenase; involved in ethanol oxidation and beta-alanine biosynthesis; uses NAD+ as the preferred coenzyme; expression is stress induced and glucose repressed; very similar to Ald3p; GO_component: GO:0005737 - cytoplasm [Evidence IEA,IEA]; GO_component: GO:0005737 - cytoplasm [Evidence IDA] [PMID 11914276]; GO_component: GO:0005737 - cytoplasm [Evidence ISS] [PMID 8801420]; GO_function: GO:0004029 - aldehyde dehydrogenase (NAD) activity [Evidence IEA]; GO_function: GO:0004029 - aldehyde dehydrogenase (NAD) activity [Evidence ISS] [PMID 10407263]; GO_function: GO:0004029 - aldehyde dehydrogenase (NAD) activity [Evidence IMP] [PMID 12586697]; GO_function: GO:0016491 - oxidoreductase activity [Evidence IEA,IEA]; GO_function: GO:0016620 - oxidoreductase activity, acting on the aldehyde or oxo group of donors, NAD or NADP as acceptor [Evidence IEA]; GO_process: GO:0019483 - beta-alanine biosynthetic process [Evidence IMP] [PMID 12586697]; GO_process: GO:0006081 - cellular aldehyde metabolic process [Evidence ISS] [PMID 10407263]; GO_process: GO:0008152 - metabolic process [Evidence IEA]; GO_process: GO:0055114 - oxidation-reduction process [Evidence IEA,IEA]; GO_process: GO:0015940 - pantothenate biosynthetic process [Evidence IEA]; GO_process: GO:0006598 - polyamine catabolic process [Evidence IGI,IMP] [PMID 12586697]) yields the protein MVLPVSTKITLGDVTYEQPTGLFINNQFVAAKNGKTLATVNPATEKVITEVHAADKDDVDIAVAAARKAYKTVWKKTPGAERSKLLHKLADLMEEHRATLTAIEAADSGKPRNNNATYDVDECINVFNYYGGWADKIQGKTIMESDDKFAFTRHQPFGVCGQIIPWNYPLAMAAWKIGPAIATGNVIVLKTAEQTPLSMLYFGNLVVKAGFPPGVINIISGYGKDAGAPLASHMDVDKIAFTGSTATGKLIMQMAAASNLKAVTLECGGKSPMLVFDDADFEQAVKWAVFGIMYNQGQVCCATSRLYVQDTIYDKFVKAIKAEVEASTKMGDPFNDEVGHGPQVTDVQQKRVLSYIDAGKKEGATLVTGGEAGSSGNGFYIKPTVFADVKPEMTIVREEIFGPVVVVGKFSTEEEALELANDTIYGLGAAIFTQNITRAHKLANEIDAGTVWINSTNDSDIRIPFGGFKMSGIGSELGEYGLKTYTQVKSVQINLGSRL from the coding sequence ATGGTTCTTCCTGTATCCACAAAAATCACCCTTGGTGATGTCACTTACGAGCAGCCTACTGGTTTGTTCATCAATAACCAATTtgttgctgccaagaaCGGCAAGACTTTGGCTACTGTGAATCCTGCTACTGAAAAGGTCATTACTGAAGTGCATGCTGCTGACAAAGACGATGTCGATATTgctgtcgctgctgccagaaAGGCTTACAAGACCGTTTGGAAGAAGACTCCTGGTGCCGAGAGATCCAAGCTACTTCACAAGTTGGCTGATTTGATGGAAGAACACCGTGCTACTCTTACTGCCattgaagctgctgattctggtaAGCCTAGAAACAACAATGCCACTTATGATGTGGATGAGTGTATCAATGTTTTCAACTATTACGGTGGTTGGGCTGATAAGATCCAAGGAAAGACCATTATGGAGTCGGACGACAAGTTTGCATTCACCAGACACCAACCGTTCGGTGTTTGTGGTCAGATCATTCCTTGGAACTATCCTTTGGCCATGGCTGCCTGGAAAATCGGACCTGCTATTGCCACTGGTAATGTCATTGTCTTGAAGACTGCTGAGCAGACTCCTTTGTCAATGCTTTACTTCGGTAACCTTGTTGTCAAGGCCGGATTCCCTCCTGGTGTCATTAACATTATTTCCGGTTACGGTAAGGATGCCGGTGCCCCATTGGCTTCTCACATGGATGTCGACAAGATCGCATTCACTGGTTCTACCGCCACTGGTAAGCTTATTATGcaaatggctgctgcctctaACTTGAAGGCCGTCACTTTAGAGTGTGGTGGTAAGTCACCCATGCTTGTTTTCGACGATGCCGATTTCGAGCAGGCTGTCAAGTGGGCCGTTTTCGGTATCATGTACAACCAAGGTCAAGTGTGCTGTGCTACTTCTCGTCTCTATGTTCAAGACACTATTTATGACAAGTTTGTCAAGGCCATTAAGGCTGAAGTCGAAGCTTCAACCAAGATGGGAGACCCATTCAACGACGAGGTTGGCCACGGTCCTCAAGTGACTGACGTCCAACAAAAGAGAGTTCTCAGCTACATTGATGCCGGCAAGAAGGAAGGTGCTACTCTCGTCACTGGTGGCGAGGCTGGCTCTTCTGGCAACGGTTTCTACATCAAGCCTACTGTTTTCGCTGATGTCAAGCCTGAGATGACTATTGTCAGAGAGGAGATCTTCGGTCctgtcgttgttgttggcaaGTTCTCCACTGAGGAGGAGGCTCTTGAGTTGGCCAATGACACTATCTACGGTCTTGGTGCTGCTATCTTCACACAAAACATCACCCGTGCTCACAAGCTTGCCAACGAGATCGATGCTGGTACCGTCTGGATTAACTCTACCAACGATTCGGATATCCGTATCCCCTTCGGTGGTTTCAAAATGAGTGGAATTGGCTCTGAACTCGGTGAGTACGGTCTCAAGACCTACACACAAGTCAAGTCGGTCCAAATCAaccttggcagcagactATAA
- the NSE4 gene encoding Nse4p (Component of the SMC5-SMC6 complex; this complex plays a key role in the removal of X-shaped DNA structures that arise between sister chromatids during DNA replication and repair; GO_component: GO:0030915 - Smc5-Smc6 complex [Evidence IEA]; GO_component: GO:0030915 - Smc5-Smc6 complex [Evidence IDA] [PMID 15738391]; GO_component: GO:0005634 - nucleus [Evidence IEA,IEA,IEA]; GO_component: GO:0005634 - nucleus [Evidence IDA] [PMID 14562095]; GO_function: GO:0019789 - SUMO ligase activity [Evidence IDA] [PMID 15738391]; GO_process: GO:0006310 - DNA recombination [Evidence IEA]; GO_process: GO:0006281 - DNA repair [Evidence IEA,IEA]; GO_process: GO:0006281 - DNA repair [Evidence IMP] [PMID 15738391]; GO_process: GO:0006281 - DNA repair [Evidence IMP,IPI] [PMID 15752197]; GO_process: GO:0006974 - cellular response to DNA damage stimulus [Evidence IEA]), with the protein MTVPTNGDIAEESLAGRSYTQLYGTLEAKADDLVKPGTEISPLALVIDSNQRLLERSGSTEQMYEHSRVHVTSTGLLRQRATNSTFDTTKEFNLDQYLSALQEIVNPQRNSSTNGTDVGGTVNGYDPDSITNVSELGVFVYKKMYRVPTIGFLYGPLNVDKKPIKRRERIKLNVGTASAPADVKDTYQGEEDAEQGNLIKFIFDLLVELEEEQEPEDDGSIAPISLLEFILNPFSFSETVENLFFVSFLIKIGKVSLDHNDGIPVIAVVKDNEPTQRDTAAKNNPSAKSGQNATRTQLIIDLDMETWKELCDIYDDVEEPAIPSRGNSDTNKNR; encoded by the coding sequence ATGACAGTTCCAACAAATGGTGATATTGCCGAAGAAAGCTTGGCTGGCCGAAGCTATACACAGCTTTACGGTACGCTGGAAGCCAAGGCAGATGATCTGGTGAAACCAGGAACAGAGATATCGCCGCTGGCTCTAGTGATAGATTCTAATCAACGTCTTCTGGAGAGATCAGGAAGTACTGAGCAGATGTATGAACATTCCAGAGTTCACGTTACTAGCACAGGATTACTTCGTCAGAGAGCTACAAATTCGACTTTCGATACCACAAAAGAGTTTAATTTGGATCAGTATTTGAGTGCACTTCAGGAAATAGTCAATCCACAGCGAAACTCTAGTACCAATGGCACAGATGTAGGCGGCACTGTCAACGGATATGATCCTGATTCGATTACTAATGTAAGCGAATTAGGCGTTTTTGTGTATAAAAAGATGTACCGCGTGCCAACTATCGGTTTCTTGTATGGGCCATTAAATGTCGACAAAAAACCCATTAAGAGAAGAGAGAGGATTAAATTAAACGTTGGTACAGCTTCTGCACCAGCTGATGTCAAAGATACATAccaaggagaagaagatgctgaacAGGGAAATCTGATTAAATTTATCTTTGATTTGCTTGTTgaactggaagaagaacaagagcCCGAGGATGACGGATCAATAGCACCTATATCACTGTTGGAATTTATCCTCAATCCATTCAGTTTTTCCGAAACAGTAGAAAATCTATTTTTTGTAAGTTTCCTCATTAAAATAGGAAAAGTTTCACTCGACCATAATGATGGTATTCCTGTTATTGCGGTAGTTAAAGATAATGAGCCCACACAGCGTGATACTGCTGCCAAAAACAACCCGTCAGCGAAATCTGGTCAGAATGCCACCCGAACTCAACTGATTATTGATCTGGATATGGAAACATGGAAAGAATTATGCGATATCTACGACGATGTTGAAGAACCAGCAATACCATCGCGAGGAAACTCGgatacaaataaaaacCGGTAG